In Xanthomonas theicola, a single genomic region encodes these proteins:
- a CDS encoding AmpG family muropeptide MFS transporter — MTATASTPASYKGWAGIKRAFATPSAATMALLGFGSGLPFLLIASQTLSTRLRDVGLDLGSIGLISLASFFYLLKFLWAPLLDRYPFPMVAFLGRRRSWLLVSQLGVMIGLAALALMRPELGIGGLVLWVLIASFAGATQDSVVDAYRIEIAPLSAQAALAATYTLGYRIGLMLAGAGALYLAQFGDWTLAYLVMAGLMLLPIAATLLCREPEVPVATVVRKIDVVGAFWQPISSFFASNGVALSLGLLLFVGLFKFPDQVIGVMSGPFYLDSGFTKADIATVSKLFGVWVGIVGAFAGGLAVAAFGFRRMLFVAALGVALSNLAFLLMARHPGQLWSFYAALSFDNLFQGFAGTVLVAFMSSLTDRNFTATQYALLVSLANLPGKFVGGASGYIVEATSYSTFFVLSAFTVIPTLLLLAWLWPRIRERPAAPAD, encoded by the coding sequence ATGACCGCGACCGCATCCACGCCGGCCTCCTACAAAGGGTGGGCCGGCATCAAGCGCGCCTTCGCCACGCCGTCGGCGGCGACGATGGCGCTGCTGGGCTTCGGCAGCGGCCTGCCGTTCCTGCTGATCGCCTCGCAGACCCTGTCCACGCGCCTGCGCGACGTCGGCCTGGACCTGGGCAGCATCGGCCTGATCAGCCTGGCCAGCTTCTTCTACCTGCTCAAGTTCCTGTGGGCGCCGCTGCTGGACCGCTACCCGTTCCCGATGGTCGCGTTCCTCGGCCGGCGCCGCTCGTGGCTGCTGGTGTCGCAGCTGGGGGTCATGATCGGCTTGGCCGCGCTGGCGTTGATGCGCCCGGAACTGGGCATCGGCGGACTGGTACTGTGGGTGCTCATCGCCTCGTTCGCCGGCGCCACCCAGGATTCGGTGGTGGATGCGTACCGGATCGAGATCGCGCCGCTATCGGCGCAGGCTGCGCTCGCCGCGACGTATACCCTCGGCTACCGCATCGGTCTGATGCTGGCCGGCGCCGGCGCGCTGTACCTGGCCCAGTTCGGCGACTGGACCCTGGCCTACCTGGTCATGGCCGGACTGATGCTGCTGCCGATCGCCGCCACGCTGCTGTGCCGCGAGCCAGAGGTGCCGGTGGCCACAGTGGTACGCAAGATCGACGTCGTCGGTGCGTTCTGGCAGCCGATCTCCAGCTTCTTCGCCAGCAACGGCGTCGCGCTGAGCCTGGGATTGCTGCTGTTTGTGGGCCTGTTCAAGTTCCCCGACCAAGTGATCGGGGTGATGTCCGGGCCGTTCTACCTGGATTCGGGCTTCACCAAGGCCGACATCGCGACCGTCTCCAAGCTGTTCGGAGTCTGGGTGGGCATCGTCGGCGCCTTCGCCGGCGGCCTGGCGGTGGCCGCGTTCGGCTTCCGGCGCATGCTGTTCGTCGCCGCGCTGGGCGTGGCGCTGTCCAACCTGGCGTTCCTGTTGATGGCCAGGCACCCAGGGCAGCTCTGGTCGTTCTACGCCGCGCTCAGCTTCGACAATCTGTTCCAGGGCTTCGCCGGCACCGTGCTGGTGGCGTTCATGTCGTCGCTGACCGATCGCAACTTCACCGCCACCCAGTACGCGCTGCTAGTGTCGCTGGCCAACCTGCCGGGAAAGTTCGTCGGCGGCGCCTCCGGCTACATCGTCGAGGCCACCTCCTACAGCACCTTCTTTGTGCTCAGCGCGTTCACGGTGATCCCGACTCTGCTGCTGCTGGCCTGGCTGTGGCCGCGGATCCGCGAACGACCGGCGGCGCCGGCCGATTGA
- a CDS encoding anhydro-N-acetylmuramic acid kinase produces MPDPTTLDDEALFLGLMSGTSADGIDAALVRFGADGRAQLRLGRSYAWAPRQREVLIALGEGGQINSLDTLGRLDAEVAIAFAEAALHLLEDAGVAPAEVRAIGSHGQTVRHRPLADPAFTWQLGDGNRIAELTGITTVCDFRRRDVAAGGHGAPLMPAFHAAMLGAAHEDRAVLNLGGIGNLTLLPAHGDVRGFDTGPANALLDAWCQRHLGQPYDAGGAFAASGQVDAGLLQRLLDDPWFALGPPKSTGREQFHLRWVDAQLQPAAQPAAAVQATLLELSAATVADALLAQQPATRQLLVCGGGVHNPLLLARVLARLPGVQVLSTQALGLDPDYVEAMGFAWLARQTLAGRPGNLPAVSGARGPRVLGAIHLA; encoded by the coding sequence ATGCCCGATCCAACCACGCTCGACGACGAGGCCCTGTTCCTGGGCCTGATGTCCGGTACCAGCGCCGATGGCATCGACGCTGCCTTGGTGCGCTTCGGCGCGGATGGCCGGGCGCAGCTGCGCCTGGGTCGCAGCTATGCCTGGGCGCCGCGCCAGCGCGAGGTGCTGATCGCGCTGGGCGAAGGCGGCCAGATCAATTCGCTGGACACGTTGGGCCGGCTTGATGCGGAAGTGGCGATCGCCTTCGCCGAGGCCGCGCTGCATCTGCTCGAAGACGCCGGCGTCGCCCCTGCCGAGGTCCGCGCGATCGGCTCGCATGGGCAGACCGTGCGCCACCGACCGCTGGCCGACCCCGCCTTCACCTGGCAGTTGGGCGACGGCAATCGCATCGCCGAACTGACCGGCATCACCACGGTGTGCGATTTCCGCCGCCGCGACGTTGCCGCCGGCGGCCATGGCGCACCGCTGATGCCGGCCTTCCATGCGGCGATGCTCGGCGCCGCGCACGAAGACCGCGCAGTGCTGAATCTGGGCGGCATCGGCAATCTGACCCTGCTGCCGGCGCATGGCGACGTGCGCGGTTTCGACACCGGTCCAGCCAACGCGCTGCTCGACGCCTGGTGCCAGCGCCACCTGGGACAGCCCTACGACGCCGGCGGCGCCTTCGCCGCCAGCGGCCAGGTCGACGCCGGTCTGCTGCAGCGCTTGCTGGACGATCCCTGGTTCGCGCTGGGTCCGCCCAAGAGCACCGGGCGCGAGCAGTTCCACCTGCGTTGGGTCGATGCGCAGTTGCAGCCGGCCGCGCAGCCGGCCGCGGCGGTGCAGGCCACCTTGCTGGAGCTGAGCGCCGCCACCGTCGCCGACGCGCTGCTGGCGCAGCAGCCGGCGACCCGGCAACTGCTGGTCTGCGGCGGCGGCGTGCACAACCCGCTTTTGCTGGCGCGGGTGCTGGCGCGGCTGCCCGGCGTGCAGGTGCTGTCGACGCAGGCGCTGGGCCTGGACCCGGACTACGTGGAAGCGATGGGTTTCGCCTGGCTGGCGCGGCAGACCCTGGCCGGGCGGCCCGGCAACCTGCCTGCGGTCAGCGGCGCACGCGGGCCGCGCGTCCTCGGCGCGATCCATCTGGCCTGA
- a CDS encoding M23 family metallopeptidase, with protein sequence MQHSESDQNRARKQRFQQRLHVLHDTALHQRLTQHLPVGRWTRRHWIHASLFATIGALVTTIVPGFSNAIDVPLQTTHATLALPLPPISPTQQQGVAGGSWQVVRIQPGQTLGAVFEQLGIPATVMHHVLDRPGTREALTRLRPGAEIGFDLPVAGSLRGIRFDRDATHRVELSLLGDDIHEKVTQRETSTRTTVVSGEISSSLYVAARRAGLSPSAIATMTDEIFKYDIDFDKDLQPGDRFSVVMDETWREGERIDTSKILAATFTTRGKTYSGFRFERGGKPAEYFDVSGRPLKKSFIRMPVSYSRISSTFGARKHPVLGTMRMHKGIDYAAPSGTPIMAAGDARVQFVGTQRGYGNVVILDHGKGYSTLYGHMSRFGGIKAGQRINQGTVIGFVGMTGMATGPHLHYEFRIDGAQRNPASVTMPPPTPLAGAELAAFRAQTSPALARIQRVEKLIYADAAPTKNDATAKKKRVVASARPAHSSDAG encoded by the coding sequence ATGCAGCACAGCGAAAGCGATCAGAATCGCGCGCGTAAGCAGCGGTTCCAGCAACGTCTCCATGTCCTCCACGACACCGCGCTGCATCAGCGGCTGACCCAGCACCTCCCGGTCGGCCGCTGGACGCGCCGCCACTGGATCCACGCCAGCCTGTTCGCCACCATCGGTGCACTGGTGACCACGATCGTCCCCGGCTTCTCCAACGCCATCGACGTGCCGCTGCAGACCACCCACGCGACGCTCGCGCTGCCGTTGCCGCCGATCTCGCCGACGCAGCAGCAGGGCGTAGCCGGCGGCAGCTGGCAGGTGGTGCGCATCCAGCCCGGGCAGACCCTGGGCGCGGTATTCGAACAACTCGGCATCCCGGCCACTGTGATGCACCATGTGCTGGATCGCCCCGGCACCCGCGAGGCGTTGACCAGGCTGCGGCCCGGCGCCGAGATCGGCTTCGACCTGCCGGTGGCCGGCAGCCTGCGCGGGATCCGTTTCGACCGCGACGCCACCCACCGCGTGGAACTGTCCCTACTCGGCGACGACATCCACGAGAAGGTGACCCAGCGCGAGACCAGCACCCGCACGACGGTCGTCAGCGGCGAGATCAGCAGTTCGCTGTACGTGGCCGCGCGCAGGGCCGGGTTGTCGCCGTCGGCGATCGCCACGATGACCGACGAGATCTTCAAATACGACATCGACTTCGACAAGGACCTGCAGCCGGGCGATCGTTTCAGCGTGGTGATGGACGAGACCTGGCGCGAAGGCGAGCGGATCGACACCAGCAAGATCCTCGCCGCGACCTTCACCACCCGCGGCAAGACCTACAGCGGCTTCCGCTTCGAGCGCGGCGGCAAGCCGGCCGAATACTTCGACGTGAGCGGGCGACCGCTGAAAAAGAGCTTCATCCGCATGCCGGTGTCCTACAGCCGCATCAGTTCCACCTTCGGCGCGCGCAAGCATCCGGTGCTGGGCACCATGCGCATGCACAAGGGCATCGACTATGCGGCGCCGTCGGGCACACCGATCATGGCCGCCGGCGATGCGCGGGTGCAGTTCGTCGGCACCCAGCGCGGCTACGGCAACGTGGTGATCCTGGACCACGGCAAGGGCTACAGCACCCTGTACGGGCACATGTCGCGCTTCGGCGGCATCAAGGCCGGACAGCGCATCAACCAGGGCACGGTGATCGGCTTCGTCGGCATGACCGGCATGGCCACCGGCCCGCACCTGCACTACGAATTCCGCATCGACGGCGCGCAGCGCAACCCGGCGTCGGTGACGATGCCGCCGCCGACGCCGCTGGCCGGCGCGGAACTAGCCGCGTTCCGCGCGCAGACCTCGCCGGCGCTGGCGCGCATCCAGCGCGTGGAGAAGCTGATCTACGCCGATGCCGCACCGACGAAGAACGACGCAACGGCGAAGAAAAAAAGGGTCGTGGCCTCGGCCAGACCGGCGCACTCCAGCGACGCCGGCTGA
- the tyrS gene encoding tyrosine--tRNA ligase, translating into MSTIEESLALIGRGADEILKREELEARLRTGRPLRVKAGFDPTAPDLHIGHTVLLNKMRQFQQLGHQVIFLIGDFTGMIGDPTGKNVTRKPLTREGVLANARTYEEQVFKVLDRERTEVRFNSEWFGQMDAAGMIRLAGQHTVARMLERDDFAKRYAAQQSIAIHEFLYPLVQGYDSVALKADVELGGTDQKFNLLMGRGLQEHHRQPAQIVLTMPLLEGLDGINKMSKSLGNYIGIGEPAIDIVTKTMKIGDELMWRWIELLSFDISLDEAQQLKRQVQAGALHPREVKLRLARELTARFHGAAAAEQAIAGWHAVVTGQGDTSTLPLQRVAVPADGLRIAALLTAAGLTASNSEASRKLKERAVRVGGEVVEDPQQSFAPGFEGVLQVGKRTFARVSLVSA; encoded by the coding sequence TTGTCCACGATTGAAGAGTCTCTTGCCCTGATCGGCCGCGGCGCCGACGAAATCCTCAAGCGCGAGGAACTGGAAGCGCGCCTGCGCACAGGCCGCCCGCTGCGCGTCAAGGCTGGCTTCGATCCCACCGCGCCGGATTTGCACATCGGTCATACCGTGCTGCTAAACAAGATGCGCCAGTTCCAGCAGCTGGGCCATCAAGTCATCTTCCTGATCGGCGACTTCACCGGCATGATCGGCGACCCGACCGGCAAGAACGTCACCCGCAAGCCGTTGACCCGCGAGGGCGTGCTGGCCAACGCGCGCACCTACGAGGAACAGGTGTTCAAGGTGCTGGACCGCGAGCGCACCGAAGTGCGCTTCAACTCCGAATGGTTCGGACAGATGGACGCGGCCGGCATGATCCGCCTGGCCGGCCAGCACACGGTGGCACGCATGCTCGAGCGTGACGACTTCGCCAAGCGCTACGCCGCGCAGCAGTCCATCGCCATCCACGAGTTCCTGTATCCCCTGGTGCAGGGCTACGACTCGGTGGCGCTGAAGGCCGACGTCGAACTGGGCGGTACTGACCAGAAGTTCAACTTGCTGATGGGTCGCGGCCTGCAGGAGCATCACCGGCAACCGGCGCAGATCGTGCTGACGATGCCGCTGCTGGAGGGCCTGGACGGGATCAACAAGATGTCCAAGTCGCTGGGCAATTACATCGGCATCGGGGAACCGGCGATCGACATCGTCACCAAAACCATGAAGATCGGCGACGAACTGATGTGGCGCTGGATCGAGCTGCTGTCCTTCGACATAAGCTTGGACGAGGCTCAGCAATTGAAGCGGCAGGTGCAGGCCGGCGCATTGCACCCGCGCGAAGTGAAGCTGCGTCTGGCGCGCGAGCTGACGGCGCGCTTCCACGGCGCCGCAGCGGCGGAACAGGCCATCGCCGGCTGGCATGCGGTGGTGACGGGGCAGGGCGACACCAGCACGTTGCCGTTGCAGCGGGTGGCAGTGCCGGCGGACGGTCTGCGGATCGCCGCGCTGTTGACCGCGGCCGGGTTGACCGCCAGCAATTCCGAGGCCAGCCGCAAGCTGAAGGAGCGTGCGGTGCGTGTCGGGGGTGAAGTGGTGGAGGACCCACAGCAGAGTTTCGCGCCGGGATTCGAAGGCGTGCTGCAGGTTGGCAAACGCACCTTCGCGCGCGTGAGCCTGGTTTCTGCCTGA